The Cetobacterium sp. ZOR0034 genomic sequence TATCTATGGAAACGAAGATGCCGTAGGAGAAGGAATAGCTGAATTTTTAAAAAATAGTGAAACAAAAAGAGAGGATCTATTCATAGTTACAAAAGTTTGGAATACAGATCAAGGATACGAAACAACTTTAAAGGCTTTTGAAATATCTTTGGAGAAATTAAAATTAGATTATATAGATATGTATTTAGTTCATTGGCCTCAACCTAAGAGTTTAGATAGAACATGGGAAACTTGGAGAGCTTTAGAAGAGCTTTATAAATTAGGAAAAGTAAAAGCAATAGGTGTTTGTAATATGAAAGAACATCATTTAAAGTATATAATGGAAAACTTTGAAATAGTTCCAGTTGTGAATCAAATTGAATTACATCCTCATTTACAACAAGTAGAATTAAAAAAATTCTGTGATGAAAATGGAATTTTAGTTGAAGCTTGGAGCCCTTTAATGCAGGGAGCTTTAGACCATGAAGGATTAAAGAGAGTAGCTCAAAAGAATGGAAGAACAGTAGCTCAAGTAGTTCTTAAGTGGCACTTACAAAATGGATTGTTACCACTACCTA encodes the following:
- a CDS encoding aldo/keto reductase, which gives rise to MYKLNNGVLIPNVGFGTWQMKDKEQCKNAVRVALETGYRHIDTAAIYGNEDAVGEGIAEFLKNSETKREDLFIVTKVWNTDQGYETTLKAFEISLEKLKLDYIDMYLVHWPQPKSLDRTWETWRALEELYKLGKVKAIGVCNMKEHHLKYIMENFEIVPVVNQIELHPHLQQVELKKFCDENGILVEAWSPLMQGALDHEGLKRVAQKNGRTVAQVVLKWHLQNGLLPLPKSVTPSRIKENFELNFELDKDDMDYINSLNKEERLGPDPDEITF